Below is a window of Desmonostoc muscorum LEGE 12446 DNA.
AATTCTGACTTCTGAATTCTGAATTCTGTCAGATATTCCAATTAATTGCTGAAACCGCTGATCTTTGGCAATATCGTCAAAATCTAGATCCGTTGCTGCTTCTTGTTTGTATCTACGATTAATTTCAATTGCTTGTTGAAGAGTTACTAAAGATAGTTCTATTTGTCTTTGGAGTGCGTAACAAGCTGCTTTGTTGTAATAAGCGCTGGCATAATCTGGCTTAATTTCTAATGCTTTATTAAAACTAGCGATCGCTTCGTCATCGCGTCCGAGTCTGACTAGAGTATAACCGTATTTATCCAATATTTTGGGAGAATTTGGTTGTAATTCTAGGGCTTTTTCTAAACATGTAATTGCTTCTTCATATTGTTCTAATGCTATTAGAGAAAGACCGCGATTCAACCAAGCAACTGCATCGTCAGGCTTGATTTGTGTAGCTTTATCAAATGAAGCAAAGGCTTGCTGATGCTGTTGTAAATTACCAAAAGCAACACCGCGATCGCACCAAGCTTGATGATAATCTGGTTGTATCTGAATAGCTCGGTCATAAGAGGCGATCGCATCTTTGTAGCGTTTCAATCTTCCGAGAGTTAAGCCGCGTTTTAACCAAATAACAGGGTCATCAGGTTGAATTTTAACTGCTTCGTTGTAAATGGCGATCGCATCTTCATAACGTCTTTCGGAGAACAGCGTATCTCCCTGCTTTACATACTCTTCAGCGCTGAATTCCGGTTCTTGTGGCTGTTCTTCTTTTGTTTCTTCAACTTCCTCTGGAATAGATGCAGATGTCATCTCAATCAATTCCTGAAGAATGATATCTTTTCTTTGTTGGGCATCCAATTGTAACTCAGATAGCTGCGAAACAAACTCTGTTTCTAGCTTTTCTAGCTTCTCTAAAATCAGAATCTTTTGCTGTTGAGCATTGAATTGTAATTCTGAGAATTGCGAAGTAAACTCATAACCAGATTTTTCCAAATTCTCAATGATTAACTCTTTAGATTTTTGAGCGTCTACTTGTAATTGAGATAATTGAACAGCAAACTCTGATTGCAATGCTGTTAAATTTTCAATAATTTTATTTTTTTGCTCTTGAGCATCCGTCTGTAATTCAGATAGTTGAGATTTTAATTGATTATCTAATTTTTCAACCGTGACATTTCTTTGCTGTTGAACATCTATTTCTAGCTGAGATAATTGAGCAGCAAATTCCGACTGCAATTTAATTAAACTCTCAACAATGATATCCTTTTGCTGTTGAGCATCAGATTGCCATCCAGAAAGTTGAGATGTGAACTCAGACCTCGATAATTCTAAATCAGCAACGGCTAATTCTTGCTGTTGTTGTATACCCAACTTTAAAGTAGATAGTTCTTCAGACAAACTAGATGCTAATTTTACGAGATTTTCCAGTGCTAAATCTCTTTGCTGTTGAGCCTCCAACTCTAACTTAGATAACCCAGAAGCAAATTTTAACTCCAAAGATTCTATATTTTGTTGAGACTTTTGAATTTCAGCTTCTAATCTATTTAATATCTGTGCTTTAACTAAATCTATATCAGATGTGACAACAGATAAACTTTCTGCTTGATTTTTAATTTTTTGTTGGAGAGCAGTAGTTTCCTGTTCTAAGTCATAATTTATTTTTTTAGATTCTTGAATCAGATTTTCTGCATCTTGCTTAACAGTAGTTAGCTGATTTTGTAATTTTTCTACTCCCTCTAATTGTTGCATTGCTCTATCAACAACTTCGCGGATGATGGCTCGTCGTAATAGCCAAAGTAAAGCAATGATCGCCAACGGAAATAAACTTAATATAACTAGCCAGATATTAATTAAAATAGTTGTACGGCTAAAAGCTCTCTTTAAATCAGATTGAACTTGCTTTTCGGCTCGTAATCGCGTTAATTCTTCGCGTTCCTGATTTGATAACACCGCACTAGGAGTTATTGCTGGTTTGGACAGTGGCGCGGATTGTCCACTAGCAATACTAGCAGGTAGTAGTAAAGGTAAAAAGATAATAGCGCTTTTGACAAATAAAGCGAAAATAGCTTGATTTTTGCTCTTCATAACAACCATCTCAATCTTTTGGTCAGTTCTTGAAGCGGCGTGCCTCTCTCCAATCTATAACAAAATTAAGTAGTAATCTGGTGAAATATACTAAAGGGTAGGCATTGAGTTCATCCTGTCACAGTTGATATCTCAGTAACTACTACTTTTGGGATATCTAATTTTTTACATTATCTACTGAAGATTGGGGGGTGGGGAATAGGGAGTGGGGAGTGGGGTATGGGCTAAAATTTATCGAAATAGAATAAAGGCTTGAGTCGTGAGAATTCAGTTGTGTATTAGAGTATGGTTGGCGGATAAATAAACACTGAAATACCACACCAGTTACAATTTGCCAGACTCTTAATTCTGATTTCTGGATTCTGATTTCTGAATTCTTCTTCAATAAAAAAAAGGCGGTAGGAAATGAGTCGTATCAATCCTTATACACTGCAAATGCAGATTACCCGAATGTTTGAGCAAGGACAATCATTCTTTGCCACAACCAAAGTACAGGAATGGTTGAAAGAACGTAAACACAATCCACTAGATTATGATATTATTTTCCATCAAAAACCTGCGCCTCCTGGTTCAAAACAAGTGATAGCAGTGGAAATTGAATTACGCCGTAAAGATGGACAACCTGTAGATCCCTGGTTGCAAGAACAAGCCAATCTTCATGGGTGATACAATTTTAAATTTTAGATTTTGGATTGTGCGAGAGTAAGTAAGATGTAGGGTGTGTTACGCCGGAGGCTAACGCACCCCGAATACACAAATTGATGAAAATCACCCAATCAGGTGAGTCAAGTGGGTGAAGTGCGACAAAAATAAATATTATATCTTGAGGCTATAAATGGTTACTTGGCACACCAATTTATAGCCTCAAAAATTAGGAAGTGGATGATGAGTGTAAACCAAATTTGTGGAGAACTACCAACCCAAATTTATGCGAACTTGGGTAAAAACTTTTTTGCCTGGATGATGGCTCAACGTAGCAGCGTCTATGATAAAGTTCTAGGCGATCGCAAACGCTCTCTTTTTGCCAATCTCCAAGGTAAAGTATTAGAAATTAGTCCACGAGATGGTTCTAACTTACCCTACTATCCTCAAAATATTCACTTAATAGGAATGGAGTCAGACTTAGAGATGCATTCCTATCTCCAAAAACAAGCAAAAAAACTCGGTTTAAATATCGACCTCCGCATTGGTAATGCTGAATGGCTAGATGCTGAAGATAACAGCATAGATACCGTTGTCACTACCTTACTTTTTTGCTCAGTGCCGAATATCAACTATACATTACAAGCAATTTTAAGAGTACTCAAACCAGGCGGACGCTTATTATTTATTGAACACATCGCCGCACCTCAAGGAACTTTATTGCGAAAAATGCAAAATACAATTAGTCCGATTTGGAAAATTTTAGCTGATAATTGTCATCCAGATAGAGAAACTTGGATAGCCTTAGAAAAGGCTGGTTTTACCAGCATCAATTATGAGAATTTTGAAGCTGGATTGTCGATTGTCAGTCCTCACATTATCGGCGTAGCAACAAAATGAAAAAAAATTATATTTTTTAACAAATATCTTTTGATAACATTACTTTCCCAGCAACAACACATTAATTTGTGTTGACATACTCCAAAAATGAGCTAAAAATATTTTAGATATTTCATTAAAATCAGTTAGCTCTAGACCTGGTTCCTTGCCAAGATCAAGCTTAAATCTTATTGCGTGATTAAAAAGCATTATTGCTTCGTCTAAAGTCACAATACAAGCATCGCTCATTTTTTGTTCTGTTAGAATTTGTTGAAATCTTTTTCTAGGCTTAACTCCAGAGCGATCGCACCAATATTTGAAAGTTTCGCGGCTGTATATTTTGTGAGTTTTTTTAAGAGTTTTTTTAGAAGATATATATAATTTATTTTCTAAATAACTAACAATATCCCCCCACAAAATAAACACTTTCTTATGATTTTTTAAGGAAGAGTGGGTATCAAACCATTCAAGTAGTTCGCTTCTATCTTCTTCAAAAATTTCTTTAGAAACTCCCAAAATTATTAATCGCTCTACATAATATTGAAATCGAGCATAATTACTTTGTTGTGCTGAAGCCACGTATTATACTCCTTTTTTATTTTTGATTAACTAGTTAATTGGTGTAAATATTTTACGTTGCAATTCTCTAAAGCGCAATGTATTACAGAAAAAGCGGAAATAATTTGTTTCGCGCAGAGGCGTAGAGGCGCAGAGAGTTAGAGTTAAGAATTGCTGATTTTTGTATTTGATATTTAAGTTCAGTAATACCAAAATTTCTATTTAGCTCACTAGCAACCTAGATTCTATAAACCTTCTGCAACCTTTCTTCCATACCAACATTACCCTGTAAGCCGCCTGTGTGTACCAGCAGCAAACTTTTGCCTTTAGCAAAAAATCCCTGCTGTAATAAATCCATCACTCCATAAAACATTTTTGCAGTATATACGTAATCAAGAGGTACGCCGTGCGGCTCGCTAAACTCCTGGCTGAATCGTAGCAACTCGTGATTCACCTTTGCATAGCCGCCGAAGTGATAATCACACATTAATTCCCAAGAAGCGGGAGAAGTATATGGAGTTGGTAATCCAGAGGCGAGGTAATTTGTCAATAGATTTTCGATTTCTTCTCCCAGAAAAGCGCCATTTTTCAACACAGGAAAAGCGATCGCTTTTTGTCCTTCATGCAACGAAAGCGCAATCCCAGCCAATGTTGTAGCCGTACCGCAGGCTACGCAAATATAATCAAAGGCGTAGGCGTAGCCAGCCGTAGGCATCGCTTCACTAATTATCTCTGTGCAACCCCGCACGCCGTTTAAATTATTACCGCCTTCAGGAATGATAAACACCTCGCCGAAACGCTGTCGCAGATATTCATCTAGCGTTGCTGTGTTGCGTTGTCGATACATCTGGCGCGAGAGATACACCAGTTCCATACCCTGCTGTACAGCGAAACTCAGCGTCGGATTCAGGGGTAACTTTTCTTCGCCACGAATTACGCCAATGGTATGAAATCCCAAAAGATTACCGGCTGCTGCGGTTGCATAGATGTGATTGGAATAAGCACCGCCAAAGGTAAGCAGCCTCGTGAAATTTTTCTGCTTCGCCTCCAAAAGGTTATATTTCAACTTAAACCACTTATTCCCATTAACCCACGGGTGCATAACATCAAGGCGTAGCACAGA
It encodes the following:
- a CDS encoding tetratricopeptide repeat protein → MKSKNQAIFALFVKSAIIFLPLLLPASIASGQSAPLSKPAITPSAVLSNQEREELTRLRAEKQVQSDLKRAFSRTTILINIWLVILSLFPLAIIALLWLLRRAIIREVVDRAMQQLEGVEKLQNQLTTVKQDAENLIQESKKINYDLEQETTALQQKIKNQAESLSVVTSDIDLVKAQILNRLEAEIQKSQQNIESLELKFASGLSKLELEAQQQRDLALENLVKLASSLSEELSTLKLGIQQQQELAVADLELSRSEFTSQLSGWQSDAQQQKDIIVESLIKLQSEFAAQLSQLEIDVQQQRNVTVEKLDNQLKSQLSELQTDAQEQKNKIIENLTALQSEFAVQLSQLQVDAQKSKELIIENLEKSGYEFTSQFSELQFNAQQQKILILEKLEKLETEFVSQLSELQLDAQQRKDIILQELIEMTSASIPEEVEETKEEQPQEPEFSAEEYVKQGDTLFSERRYEDAIAIYNEAVKIQPDDPVIWLKRGLTLGRLKRYKDAIASYDRAIQIQPDYHQAWCDRGVAFGNLQQHQQAFASFDKATQIKPDDAVAWLNRGLSLIALEQYEEAITCLEKALELQPNSPKILDKYGYTLVRLGRDDEAIASFNKALEIKPDYASAYYNKAACYALQRQIELSLVTLQQAIEINRRYKQEAATDLDFDDIAKDQRFQQLIGISDRIQNSEVRIQE
- a CDS encoding class I SAM-dependent methyltransferase, whose product is MMSVNQICGELPTQIYANLGKNFFAWMMAQRSSVYDKVLGDRKRSLFANLQGKVLEISPRDGSNLPYYPQNIHLIGMESDLEMHSYLQKQAKKLGLNIDLRIGNAEWLDAEDNSIDTVVTTLLFCSVPNINYTLQAILRVLKPGGRLLFIEHIAAPQGTLLRKMQNTISPIWKILADNCHPDRETWIALEKAGFTSINYENFEAGLSIVSPHIIGVATK
- a CDS encoding 1-aminocyclopropane-1-carboxylate deaminase/D-cysteine desulfhydrase, producing the protein MSLIFIPPFVQQINSKIAREAGVNLSVLRLDVMHPWVNGNKWFKLKYNLLEAKQKNFTRLLTFGGAYSNHIYATAAAGNLLGFHTIGVIRGEEKLPLNPTLSFAVQQGMELVYLSRQMYRQRNTATLDEYLRQRFGEVFIIPEGGNNLNGVRGCTEIISEAMPTAGYAYAFDYICVACGTATTLAGIALSLHEGQKAIAFPVLKNGAFLGEEIENLLTNYLASGLPTPYTSPASWELMCDYHFGGYAKVNHELLRFSQEFSEPHGVPLDYVYTAKMFYGVMDLLQQGFFAKGKSLLLVHTGGLQGNVGMEERLQKVYRI